In Hemicordylus capensis ecotype Gifberg chromosome 3, rHemCap1.1.pri, whole genome shotgun sequence, one DNA window encodes the following:
- the LOC128352477 gene encoding protein diaphanous homolog 1-like isoform X1: protein MPDDLVPGRPAPVAPLPSPEDPAPVLPAPSLPLPAAPVEPPPVDPRVPVTPGEPAAPTPPSGTGQWPYVPWPMPASGSWGVHSYWPPYTHPWGLGPPVSIPGVTAGLQGAAERVWTGAVPPGTPVAPPAGVIPSPVPAISGTTSHYPMGILPAGYHAPYGGMGLLLGDRLLPATKEKILKGEYIDIFSLLFRKPGVKHKEGESFKDHEATKRKPVEKTWNNWLSGFTIYMGVIVQAQPARGPALLKYMDMIHRAVSDFAGSSWIRYDESFCMRAALDPSLPWDTPLQELWLVIMSQPRPVEGDRSDSGHLLSRAAVPSTSGGAGQQWVQPHLVCWEYNTHGKCTWSPCRFKRACGVCGAKHPSFVCPRAKFSSSGSKFRPGSNNKKGAPPPPPAGKGPQPHQA from the coding sequence ATGCCTGATGACCTGGTTCCTGGAAGGCCTGCTCCTGTGGCTCCATTGCCGTCGCCTGAGGACCCGGCTCCTGTGCTGCCTGCTCCGTCGCTTCCACTGCCTGCTGCGCCGGTTGAACCTCCGCCTGTGGACCCTCGAGTACCGGTGaccccgggtgagccagcagcacctacacctcccagcggcaccggccagtggccctaTGTACCCTGGCCGATGCCAGCAAGCGGGAGTTGGGGAGTACACTCATATTGGCCTCCTTATACACATCCTTGGGGTTTAGGTCCCCCTGTTAGTATACCGGGGGTTACTGCTGGCCTGCAAGGGGCGGCTGAGCGGGTATGGACGGGCGCTGTGCCCCCGGGTACTCCGGTTGCCCCACCTGCAGGTGTGATCCCTAGCCCGGTTCCAGCAATTTCTGGTACCACCAGTCACTATCCCATGGGGATTCTCCCCGCCGGTTATCATGCCCCATACGgtggcatggggctgctgcttggTGACCGCTTACTGCCTGCTACCAAGGAAAAGATTTTGAAGGGAGAGTATATTGACATTTTTAGTCTCCTTTTTCGCAAGCCAGGAGTAAAACATAAAGAAGGGGAATCCTTTAAGGACCACGAGGCCACTAAGCGTAAGCCAGTTGAGAAGACGTGGAATAACTGGTTGTCAGGATTTACCATTTATATGGGCGTCATAGTTCAGGCGCAGCCTGCCCGTGGCCCGGCgcttttaaaatacatggatatgATCCATAGGGCAGTGTCCGATTTTGCTGGCTCCTCTTGGATCCGGTATGATGAGAGTTTTTGCATGAGGGCTGCCTTGGACCCTTCCCTACCGTGGGACACCCCTTTACAGGAATTGTGGTTAGTTATTATGTCCCAGCCCCGCCCCGTAGAAGGGGATCGGTCAGACAGTGGCCACCTGTTATCTAGGGCAGCGGTCCCATCGACATCGGGCGGggctggccagcagtgggttcaaccccacctggtctgctgggagtacaataCCCACGGTAAGTGTACCTGGTCCCCCTGCCGCTTCAAACGTGCATGCGGCGTGTGTGGGGCCAAGCATCCTAGCTTTGTCTGCCCTAGGGCCAAGTTCAGTAGCTCAGGGTCCAAGTTCCGGCCcggcagcaacaacaagaagggtgcccctcctccaccccctgcggggaaagggccccagccccatcAAGCTTGA